The following proteins are encoded in a genomic region of Herpetosiphon gulosus:
- a CDS encoding penicillin acylase family protein has product MHRFWKFTRWILLGLLVISLITGTGGYVYLRQSLPQTSGTIELTGIQRPVTIVRDQAGVPHIQAANYHDGLFGLGFVHAQDRLWQLEFQRRLARGELSEVLGTPTLETDRFLRALGLVAAAESAWKALDPASQQAIQAYIAGINQFIMNHNGMDLPPEFSILGFRPQLWQPIDVLLTGKLQAWSLGANWSAELLYSRLIAQIGPDRAAFLLPAASSDDPLILPDATYSAGSSRLATAVNSTFCVEQADLCSSLLGRVEQLHQQFKLAGSYAGSNSWVLAGQHTISGKPLLANDPHLAAQAPSIWYLAQIQAGELDVIGATLPGVPAVMIGHNRSIAWGLTNTGVDVQDLVIERLDQAGNAEYLGKSYPLTLRDEIIKVNDQPDQTLQVRSSRNGPIISDVDAELQATNQVLALRWTALEPTDHTITALLQLNLASDWQTFRAALAWYHAPMQNFSYADVNNNIGLQIAGRLPIRAGGDGRLPVEGWNAQAAWLRLSEFAELPLSYNPPSGMLVSANNQAVGDDYPLLISRSWAPAYRAQRIWQLLGEQPTFDQAAMQRMQADQRSLQAQQLLPLLLTAQTNNPQALQALELLKQWDASLTSDSAAAAIYETWYLRLARAIVVDDLGEEIWRSYSYHEQFFALAIPTILQTNAQAWCDDQTTAEPESCKLLMGRVLEQTLAELSAEYGSEIQQWRWDTIHQAVFPHAVFAGIEPLDSWFSHTIGNGGDSATINAGPADRIDFVQYGGPIYRQIVDLAALDQAVYIQTPGQSAHILSNHFDDLLAPWQRGEYLPMRLPLPNERQTTLLLQPE; this is encoded by the coding sequence ATGCATCGATTCTGGAAATTCACCCGCTGGATTTTACTGGGCTTACTTGTGATCAGCTTGATCACAGGCACTGGCGGCTATGTGTATTTACGCCAGTCGCTGCCTCAAACTAGCGGCACCATTGAGCTAACCGGGATTCAACGACCTGTCACAATTGTGCGCGACCAAGCTGGTGTGCCGCATATTCAGGCTGCCAATTATCATGATGGCTTGTTTGGCTTAGGCTTTGTGCATGCCCAAGATCGGCTGTGGCAGCTTGAGTTTCAACGGCGTTTAGCACGAGGCGAGCTTTCCGAGGTGCTTGGCACGCCAACGCTTGAAACTGATCGATTTTTGCGAGCTTTAGGCTTGGTTGCTGCTGCTGAGAGCGCTTGGAAGGCGCTTGATCCGGCAAGTCAGCAGGCAATTCAAGCCTATATTGCTGGCATTAATCAATTTATTATGAATCACAATGGCATGGATTTGCCGCCAGAATTTAGCATTTTGGGGTTTAGACCACAGTTGTGGCAGCCAATCGATGTGTTGTTGACGGGGAAATTACAGGCCTGGAGCCTTGGGGCCAACTGGAGTGCCGAGCTGTTGTATAGCCGATTAATCGCTCAAATTGGGCCAGATCGCGCAGCCTTTTTATTACCAGCAGCTAGCTCCGACGACCCGTTGATTTTGCCTGATGCCACCTATAGTGCTGGTTCTTCGCGGTTGGCTACAGCTGTAAACTCGACCTTTTGTGTTGAGCAAGCCGATCTTTGCTCAAGCCTGTTGGGGCGTGTTGAGCAGCTGCATCAGCAATTTAAGCTCGCTGGCAGTTATGCGGGCAGCAATAGTTGGGTTTTAGCTGGCCAACATACCATTAGCGGCAAACCGTTGCTAGCCAACGACCCTCATCTTGCAGCCCAAGCGCCGTCGATTTGGTATCTAGCCCAGATTCAAGCAGGCGAACTTGACGTAATTGGCGCAACCTTGCCGGGTGTTCCGGCGGTGATGATTGGTCATAATCGTTCGATTGCGTGGGGGCTGACCAATACAGGGGTTGATGTGCAAGATTTGGTGATCGAACGGCTTGATCAAGCAGGCAACGCCGAATACCTGGGTAAATCCTATCCATTGACCTTGCGTGACGAGATAATCAAAGTTAACGATCAACCAGATCAAACGTTGCAAGTACGCAGCAGCCGAAATGGCCCGATTATCTCTGATGTTGATGCCGAACTGCAAGCCACCAACCAAGTGCTTGCGTTGCGCTGGACAGCCCTCGAACCAACCGACCATACGATCACGGCGTTGTTACAATTGAATCTTGCTAGCGATTGGCAAACATTTCGCGCAGCTTTGGCCTGGTATCACGCCCCGATGCAAAATTTTAGCTATGCCGATGTCAACAACAATATTGGCTTGCAAATCGCTGGACGCTTGCCAATTCGCGCTGGTGGTGATGGTCGCTTGCCCGTCGAAGGTTGGAATGCGCAGGCAGCGTGGTTGCGCCTGAGCGAGTTTGCGGAATTGCCATTGAGCTACAATCCGCCAAGCGGCATGCTGGTTTCAGCCAATAACCAGGCAGTTGGCGATGATTACCCATTGCTAATCAGCCGTAGTTGGGCTCCAGCCTACCGCGCTCAGCGAATTTGGCAATTGCTGGGCGAACAGCCAACCTTTGATCAGGCTGCTATGCAACGGATGCAGGCTGATCAACGCTCGTTGCAAGCCCAACAGCTTTTACCGTTATTGCTCACGGCTCAAACCAATAATCCTCAAGCGTTACAAGCCTTGGAATTGCTCAAACAATGGGATGCAAGTTTGACGAGCGATAGTGCGGCGGCGGCAATCTACGAAACGTGGTATTTGCGTTTGGCACGGGCAATTGTGGTGGATGATCTAGGCGAAGAGATATGGCGTTCGTATAGCTATCACGAACAATTTTTTGCGCTGGCGATTCCAACCATTTTGCAAACCAACGCTCAAGCATGGTGTGATGATCAAACCACTGCTGAGCCTGAATCATGTAAATTATTGATGGGGCGCGTGTTGGAGCAGACGCTGGCCGAATTAAGCGCCGAGTATGGTAGCGAGATTCAGCAGTGGCGTTGGGATACGATTCATCAAGCAGTCTTTCCCCATGCCGTATTTGCAGGCATCGAACCACTTGATAGCTGGTTTAGCCATACGATTGGTAATGGCGGTGATAGCGCTACGATCAATGCTGGGCCAGCTGATCGGATTGATTTTGTGCAA
- a CDS encoding amino acid adenylation domain-containing protein, with product MQQHAVEHFRLSPQQTHTWLVQPQSQQPLGTWLVVGLTNTLSHERWQAALDQVIERHEALRTRFEQIAGLKLPAQVLHTQTVVLQQQQVAEVRQISELAVPPDAGLMHITVFEHGQQQWLGLWLSALVSDATSARLLLTELTQAALAPHELSATDELMQYIDAAEWQNGLLEAAENAVERAFWQTQALNQAPHDLRGFARLSSIQPTRIELNLAPSIIKPVNAWCIEHNIGVASTVLSLWRWLLSRSNYAQTPALAVAFDGRSYAELVNAQGLFERYLPLLPSEITANQPIAEATAMLEQQLAELAQFQEYFSWQQIALDQPLALAFAHYRWETAAHYQLEHLTSHTDLFRCKLSLIEQAASWQLTLDYDATNMRSEVAEALAESLITMMTWLGQQSKPTFEQLPIIGSKTQTLLTKQVNATEQSFAATPIHHLIDQQALHNPQAIAVQSGAEQLSYAELTQQSNQLTQQLIQHGIQPEQRVGLYLERSPLMVVALLACLKAGAAYVPLEPDYPAERIQYILADAAIQLVLSQTNLMPSLPCTIAQLAVDQLQCDQASAAPYSNYHPEQLAYVLYTSGSTGQPKGVMVSHAGLSNYVQWAIAAYDLAAGTGSLVHSPLAFDLTVTSLLVPLCAGQTVRLLPSKAGVETLAQALRASTNLSLLKLTPAHLAVLNQLIPSAELAQRSRALVIGGEALDATILAPWRTHAPETCLFNEYGPTETVVGCAIYQTQPTDPADGAVSIGLPIANMRLYVLDDCLQPVPFGVVGELYIGGVGVARGYNQCPDLTAAQFVPDSLSGIAGARLYRTGDLACWAWDGTLEYLGRRDNQIKLRGYRIELGEIEAVLQRMPAVALALVLVRGTGDDQRLVAYLQATPDVDPKQLSDQAVLSYAQQCLPHYMLPSNVVLVEQWSLTANGKVDRAALPEPTVVNNYVAPTTPETEILAAIWEQVLEQPTIGIDDNFFALGGNSIRSIQVVAHAKQRGLNLSVEMLFNQPTIRSLAQTLVCSTENRINEYNPFSLISPTDRALLPTNIIDAFPIAKLQGGMIFHNQFNPEQALYHDIFSYRMRVVLDLALLQLVVDDLVARHPALRTSFDLTSASQPLQVVHAQGANLLNIVDLRGQPIEQHDRLIEAWIAAEKQRGFEPSSLPLLRFQVHVRADDELQFSLSFHHAVIDGWSDAIMLTELFSDYARRLQGQPSTIVAPQIGYHEFVRLEQATIHNPATQQFWAEHLAQASPMRLPRWPNAPRSNTSQSQSVAISTELSQALKALSRSLAVPIKDVLLAAHLRVISMLTGQFDVVTSMVSSGRPETLDGERVLGLFINSIPLRMQLNQPTWRELILQTFAAERASLEHRRYPTAELQRHNDGLAWSESLFYFTHYHIFQALQSISELELLDVLPYEVSSFPLVANFRIDPFTNDINLSLTCDGRILSAAQIEAIAGYYQSSLTVMVANPAADYRAMPLLGVAEQQQLLGFNQAAAIEQSPRDLVSWLAKIAQQHPTAQAIQAYDGALSYAELEQRAKALAGYLQAQGIGAETRVGISLEHSTSLIVAILAVLKTGAAYVPLDPSYPHERLELIASDAELKLLICQQPELWQNLPASIGCLGLADLASAQAPFVPATIHPAQAAYLIYTSGSTGRPKGVIVSHANLLSSTFARTLEYSEPLTSFLLLSSYAFDSSIAGIFWTLSQAGCLVLPDQAQRHDILALATLIEHQQISHTLAIPSLYAVLLEQTERSQLSSLRTVVVAGEACSTSVVNRHYQQLPTCALYNEYGPTEVTVWATVAKLASHQPVSIGSPIATIQAYVVDPSMQPVPIGVAGELLLAGEGISRGYWQQPALTAERFMPNPWAEQPGQRLYHTGDLARWLPDGQLEFLGRIDQQVKIRGFRIEPEEIAQLLRQHPALREAVVTAQPDQHGQLRLVAYIEPRN from the coding sequence CAAGCTCCCCATGATCTACGTGGCTTTGCACGTTTGTCATCGATTCAGCCAACTCGCATCGAGTTGAATCTAGCGCCAAGCATAATTAAGCCAGTTAATGCTTGGTGTATTGAACATAATATTGGTGTGGCAAGTACGGTGCTAAGCCTTTGGCGCTGGTTGCTCAGCCGCAGTAATTATGCGCAAACGCCAGCCTTGGCAGTGGCATTCGATGGCCGTTCGTATGCTGAATTGGTCAATGCCCAAGGCTTATTTGAGCGCTATCTGCCATTGTTGCCAAGCGAAATTACTGCCAATCAGCCAATTGCCGAGGCTACAGCTATGTTAGAGCAACAATTGGCCGAGCTAGCGCAGTTCCAAGAATATTTTAGTTGGCAGCAAATTGCGCTTGATCAGCCGTTGGCGTTGGCGTTTGCTCACTATCGTTGGGAAACAGCGGCGCATTATCAGCTTGAACACCTGACCAGCCATACTGATTTGTTTCGCTGTAAATTAAGCCTGATCGAGCAAGCTGCAAGCTGGCAATTGACCTTAGATTACGATGCAACCAATATGCGCTCCGAGGTTGCCGAGGCCTTGGCTGAGAGCTTAATCACGATGATGACTTGGCTTGGGCAACAATCTAAACCAACCTTTGAGCAACTGCCAATCATTGGTAGCAAGACCCAAACCTTGCTGACCAAGCAGGTTAATGCAACCGAGCAGTCATTTGCTGCTACACCAATTCACCATCTCATTGATCAGCAGGCACTGCATAATCCGCAAGCAATTGCCGTGCAATCTGGCGCAGAGCAACTGAGTTATGCCGAATTAACCCAGCAATCCAACCAACTGACCCAACAATTAATCCAACACGGTATTCAGCCCGAGCAGCGGGTTGGTCTGTATCTTGAGCGCTCGCCGCTGATGGTCGTGGCGTTGTTGGCTTGTCTCAAGGCTGGTGCGGCCTATGTGCCCTTAGAGCCAGATTATCCTGCAGAGCGGATTCAGTATATTCTTGCTGATGCGGCGATTCAATTGGTGTTGAGCCAAACCAACCTGATGCCAAGTTTACCCTGTACCATTGCCCAATTGGCGGTCGATCAGCTGCAATGTGATCAAGCAAGTGCCGCCCCATATTCGAACTACCATCCTGAACAATTGGCCTATGTACTGTATACCTCTGGCTCAACGGGCCAGCCCAAGGGTGTGATGGTGAGCCATGCTGGCTTGAGCAACTATGTGCAATGGGCGATTGCAGCCTACGATTTGGCGGCTGGCACAGGCTCGTTGGTGCATTCGCCATTGGCCTTCGATTTGACCGTGACCAGTTTGCTTGTGCCCTTGTGTGCTGGCCAAACCGTGCGTTTATTGCCAAGTAAGGCTGGAGTTGAAACGCTAGCCCAGGCACTGCGAGCCAGCACTAATCTAAGTTTGCTCAAACTGACACCAGCGCATTTGGCGGTGCTCAATCAATTGATTCCGAGTGCTGAATTGGCGCAACGCAGCCGGGCTTTGGTGATTGGTGGCGAGGCACTTGATGCAACTATTTTGGCTCCATGGCGCACCCACGCCCCTGAAACCTGCTTGTTCAACGAATATGGCCCCACCGAAACGGTTGTTGGCTGTGCGATATACCAAACCCAACCAACTGATCCGGCTGATGGCGCGGTTTCAATTGGTTTGCCAATTGCCAATATGCGTTTGTATGTACTTGATGATTGCTTGCAACCTGTGCCATTTGGCGTTGTTGGTGAACTGTATATTGGCGGGGTTGGGGTTGCTCGTGGCTATAATCAGTGCCCTGATCTGACCGCTGCCCAATTTGTCCCCGATAGTTTGAGTGGAATCGCTGGCGCACGGCTGTATCGCACTGGCGATTTGGCGTGTTGGGCTTGGGATGGAACGTTGGAATATTTAGGGCGACGTGACAATCAAATCAAGTTGCGCGGCTATCGAATTGAGCTTGGCGAGATCGAGGCGGTGTTGCAACGTATGCCAGCGGTTGCTTTAGCACTGGTCTTGGTGCGTGGCACAGGCGACGATCAACGCTTGGTCGCCTATCTTCAAGCCACACCAGATGTAGACCCCAAGCAATTAAGCGACCAAGCAGTGCTGAGTTATGCCCAACAATGCTTGCCACATTATATGCTGCCCAGCAACGTCGTGTTGGTTGAGCAATGGTCACTAACTGCCAATGGCAAAGTTGATCGGGCGGCATTGCCCGAACCAACCGTGGTAAACAATTATGTTGCCCCAACTACCCCTGAAACAGAAATTTTGGCAGCTATTTGGGAACAGGTGCTTGAGCAACCGACAATTGGGATTGATGATAATTTCTTTGCACTTGGCGGCAATTCAATTCGCAGTATTCAGGTGGTGGCCCACGCCAAACAGCGCGGCTTGAACCTAAGCGTTGAAATGCTGTTTAATCAGCCAACGATTCGTAGTTTGGCACAAACTTTGGTCTGCTCCACAGAAAATCGAATTAACGAATACAATCCATTCAGTTTGATTAGCCCCACTGATCGTGCTCTACTTCCAACCAATATCATCGATGCCTTCCCGATTGCCAAGTTGCAGGGTGGCATGATTTTCCACAACCAATTCAACCCTGAACAGGCGTTGTATCACGATATTTTCAGCTATCGCATGCGGGTGGTGCTCGATTTGGCGTTGTTGCAATTGGTCGTTGATGATTTGGTGGCGCGGCATCCAGCCCTGCGCACCAGTTTTGATCTGACCAGCGCCAGCCAGCCGTTGCAAGTGGTACATGCCCAAGGCGCAAACCTGTTGAATATCGTTGATCTGCGTGGCCAGCCTATTGAGCAACATGATCGTTTGATTGAAGCCTGGATTGCTGCCGAAAAGCAGCGCGGTTTTGAGCCAAGCAGTCTGCCGTTGTTGCGTTTCCAAGTCCATGTGCGGGCTGATGATGAACTGCAATTTTCGTTGAGCTTCCATCATGCGGTGATCGATGGCTGGAGCGATGCGATTATGCTGACTGAGCTGTTTAGCGATTATGCGCGACGCTTACAAGGCCAACCCAGCACTATCGTTGCACCCCAAATCGGCTATCACGAATTTGTACGGCTGGAACAAGCAACGATTCACAATCCTGCGACCCAGCAATTTTGGGCTGAACATTTGGCTCAAGCTAGCCCGATGCGCTTGCCCCGTTGGCCAAATGCGCCGCGTTCAAACACCAGCCAATCGCAATCAGTCGCAATTAGCACTGAACTTTCGCAAGCACTCAAAGCCTTATCGCGTAGCCTTGCTGTACCCATTAAAGATGTGCTGTTGGCGGCGCATTTACGCGTCATCAGTATGTTGACTGGGCAATTCGATGTGGTGACCAGTATGGTTTCGAGCGGGCGGCCTGAAACCCTCGATGGTGAACGGGTTTTGGGCTTGTTTATCAATAGCATTCCCTTGCGCATGCAGCTCAATCAGCCAACATGGCGTGAGCTTATTTTGCAAACCTTTGCTGCCGAACGGGCTAGTTTGGAGCATCGGCGCTATCCAACTGCTGAGCTACAACGCCATAACGACGGTTTGGCTTGGTCGGAAAGTTTATTCTACTTCACTCACTACCATATCTTCCAAGCCTTGCAAAGCATCAGCGAGTTGGAGTTGCTTGATGTACTGCCCTACGAAGTTTCAAGTTTTCCATTGGTTGCCAATTTCCGCATCGATCCCTTCACCAACGACATTAACTTGAGTTTGACCTGTGATGGCCGGATTTTGAGCGCTGCCCAAATTGAAGCGATCGCAGGCTACTATCAATCGTCTCTTACCGTGATGGTTGCCAACCCTGCCGCTGATTATCGGGCTATGCCATTGTTGGGTGTTGCCGAGCAGCAGCAATTGCTTGGGTTTAACCAGGCCGCTGCAATTGAGCAATCGCCACGAGACCTTGTGAGTTGGTTGGCCAAAATTGCCCAACAGCATCCGACTGCTCAAGCGATCCAAGCCTATGATGGGGCTTTGAGCTATGCTGAGCTTGAACAACGCGCCAAGGCTTTGGCGGGCTATTTGCAAGCCCAAGGAATTGGCGCAGAAACCCGGGTTGGTATCAGCCTTGAGCATTCAACCAGCTTGATTGTGGCGATATTGGCGGTGCTCAAAACCGGAGCCGCCTATGTTCCGCTTGACCCAAGCTACCCACACGAGCGGCTTGAATTGATCGCGAGCGATGCTGAACTGAAGCTCTTGATTTGCCAACAGCCCGAATTATGGCAAAACCTGCCTGCCAGCATTGGCTGTTTGGGCCTGGCTGATTTGGCTTCTGCGCAAGCGCCATTTGTGCCAGCGACGATTCATCCAGCTCAGGCTGCCTATCTGATCTATACCTCTGGCTCGACTGGTCGGCCCAAGGGTGTGATAGTGAGCCATGCCAATCTGCTTAGCTCCACGTTTGCGCGAACGCTTGAATATAGCGAGCCGCTGACGAGCTTTTTATTGCTCTCATCGTATGCCTTCGATAGCTCAATCGCTGGAATCTTCTGGACGCTGAGCCAAGCTGGCTGTTTGGTGCTGCCTGATCAAGCGCAGCGCCACGATATTTTAGCGCTGGCAACATTAATCGAGCACCAGCAAATTAGCCATACCTTGGCAATTCCATCGTTGTATGCAGTGCTGCTGGAACAAACCGAACGAAGCCAATTGTCCAGCCTGCGGACGGTGGTTGTGGCAGGCGAAGCTTGTTCCACCAGCGTAGTCAATCGCCACTATCAACAACTACCAACTTGTGCCCTCTACAACGAATATGGCCCAACTGAAGTGACCGTTTGGGCCACCGTTGCCAAGCTTGCATCACACCAACCAGTCTCGATTGGTAGTCCGATTGCCACAATTCAGGCCTATGTGGTCGATCCAAGTATGCAGCCCGTGCCCATCGGGGTTGCTGGCGAATTATTGCTTGCAGGCGAGGGTATCAGTCGCGGCTATTGGCAACAACCAGCGCTAACCGCCGAGCGGTTTATGCCCAACCCGTGGGCCGAACAGCCAGGCCAGCGGCTCTACCACACTGGTGATTTAGCTCGTTGGTTGCCCGATGGTCAGCTTGAATTTCTGGGCCGCATCGATCAACAGGTCAAGATTCGCGGTTTCCGAATCGAGCCTGAAGAAATTGCCCAACTGTTGCGCCAACACCCAGCCTTACGCGAGGCTGTGGTTACCGCTCAGCCCGATCAGCATGGTCAATTACGCTTGGTGGCCTATATCGAGCCACGCAATTAA
- a CDS encoding TauD/TfdA family dioxygenase: MEAKSGLKKQLGSIQRQALTTDQQALVTTSFLNEQRLPLVVRPSVAGVDLAQWSTNNLAWLTKQLHQYGGVLFRGFGVDTAQAFETVISAASGELLEYRERSSPRSQVQGNIYTSTEHPADQTIFLHNENSYQKAWPRQIFFCCTIEPATGGETPIADVRKVYQRLDPALRQAFVDRGILYVRNFGGGVGLDWRNVFQTDDRAEVEAYCERVGMQAIWGENDHLQTRRMGRAVATHPITGEIVWFNHATFFHVSTLEAPIRDALLAQFKPEEVPNNSYYGDGSPIEPEVMEALRAAYQAETIIFPWERGDVLMLDNMLVAHARSAFTGSRQVLVGMAHPTTHAD, translated from the coding sequence GTGGAAGCGAAATCTGGATTAAAAAAACAACTTGGCAGTATTCAGCGCCAAGCCTTAACGACTGATCAACAAGCCTTGGTGACAACCAGCTTTTTAAATGAACAACGCTTGCCGTTGGTGGTGCGGCCAAGCGTTGCAGGGGTTGATTTAGCCCAATGGTCAACCAACAATTTAGCGTGGCTAACCAAGCAACTGCATCAATACGGTGGGGTGCTATTTCGCGGCTTTGGTGTAGATACGGCCCAAGCCTTCGAGACCGTAATCAGCGCGGCCTCAGGCGAATTGCTGGAATATCGCGAGCGCTCATCGCCGCGTAGCCAAGTGCAAGGCAATATCTACACCTCGACCGAACATCCAGCCGATCAAACGATTTTTCTGCATAACGAAAATTCGTATCAAAAAGCCTGGCCACGCCAAATTTTCTTCTGTTGCACCATCGAGCCAGCAACTGGCGGCGAAACCCCAATTGCCGATGTGCGCAAGGTCTATCAACGGCTTGATCCAGCCTTGCGTCAAGCTTTTGTTGATCGGGGAATTTTATATGTACGCAACTTTGGTGGTGGCGTTGGCCTCGATTGGCGCAATGTGTTCCAAACTGATGATCGGGCTGAGGTCGAGGCCTATTGCGAGCGGGTTGGGATGCAGGCGATTTGGGGCGAAAACGACCATTTGCAAACCCGCCGCATGGGTCGAGCCGTGGCAACCCACCCGATTACTGGGGAAATCGTGTGGTTTAACCATGCGACCTTTTTCCATGTGAGCACGCTTGAAGCGCCGATTCGCGATGCGTTATTGGCCCAATTCAAGCCCGAAGAAGTGCCGAACAACAGCTATTACGGTGATGGCAGCCCAATTGAGCCTGAGGTTATGGAAGCGTTGCGGGCTGCTTATCAAGCCGAAACGATCATCTTCCCGTGGGAGCGTGGCGATGTGCTGATGCTCGATAACATGTTGGTGGCCCATGCGCGTTCAGCATTTACGGGCAGCCGTCAGGTGCTGGTGGGTATGGCCCATCCAACCACTCATGCTGATTAA